A window of Kribbella sp. NBC_00382 genomic DNA:
TCTGGCTTGCCTTGGGTGATGTCTTCGATGGCGATCAGGAGGGGCGGCTCGATGCCGGCGGCTCCGAGGCGGGCCTTCGCCAGTTGGTGGTCAGCGCTCGTCACGACCGCCCACGGAAGGGCGCGGCGGTCTAGGACGGCGAGTACTTCGAAGGCTCCGGGTGCGGCAACTACGTCGGAGAGGTCGTCGTACTGGAGTTCCATCTGGCGGGCGGCTGCTGCCAGCCAGGCGGCGCGGTCGAGATGCGGGAGCATTCGGACGGCGGTTGATTCGGCGGGAGCGCCGTGGGCCTGCGAGAGCACCTCCACCGGG
This region includes:
- a CDS encoding HAD-IA family hydrolase — translated: MELGQLRAVLFDMDGTLVTSDASVERAWTTWAAEYGVDPVEVLSQAHGAPAESTAVRMLPHLDRAAWLAAAARQMELQYDDLSDVVAAPGAFEVLAVLDRRALPWAVVTSADHQLAKARLGAAGIEPPLLIAIEDITQGKPDPEGYLRAAELLGVDAQYCLVVEDAEVGLAAGRAAGAITAALKGLDGDIQLADLHDLAELLNRTGE